The nucleotide window TCGGCGAAGTAGACGTAAACGAGGTATCTGTCACCCCAGAATTCCACATCAGTAATTTGACCCTTTAGATCACCATCTCCTATTTCCACGTCCTCTGGTCTTACCCCTATCTTACCCTCAAGACCTACGATCTTGCCGTCTATTATGGATGTGGGTGGATTCCCGAAAAATGAGGCCACGAATTCGCTCTCAGCGTTAGAGTAAACCTCTTCTGGAGTTCCGACCTGGATTATTTTCCCGTTGTTCATGACGGCAACCCTGTCTGCTAAGGCCATGGCCTCGATCTGGTCGTGGGTCACGTAAAGTGTAGTCACGTTATTCTCCCTCTGCACTTCTCTGATTAACTTCCTAGCGGAAATCCTCTGAATGGCGTCGAGGTTGGAAAGAGGCTCATCCATAAGGAAGACCCTAGGTCTCTTTATCAATGCCCTAGCTAGGGCAGCTCTTTGTTGTTGTCCCCCTGACAGCTCTGAAGGGTACCTCCCCAATAAGGCATCTATCTTTAGTCTACTAGACAGTTCCTCAACTCTTCTTAGAATTTCCCTCTTGTCTAACTGATTTTCCACAGGCATAACTATGTTCTCTAACACGGTCTTGTGAGGATAAAGGGCGTAATTTTGGAACACCATTGCCACCTCCCTTTTATGGGGAGGCACCTCCGTAACGTCCCTTCCTTCCAACAGTATGTTCCCTGAGTCTACCCTTTCAAGTCCTGCTACAGCTCTCAACAGGGTAGTCTTACCTGATCCAGATGGTCCTAAGATCACAAAAAATTCTCCCTTTTCTATTTTCAGGTTTATCTGGTCCAGGGCTTTCAACTTATCATACTGCTTGGTAACTGATCTGAGCTCTACGCTCAAGCTCAGGCACCATAGTAACTTTCGACTGAGGTCATCCACTGTTCAGCAGCTGTCTGTAGGACCTGAGTAGCGTTTGTGTTCTGCCCAGTTAGGTAGTTATATACCTGGCTGTTGAAGTCGCTTATTAGGGAGATGTAGGTTGGGGGTATATTCGGTGGATTAGCCCACGCATTTAACGCAGCGTGATAAGTTGCGTTCAACCATTCCCTTTGGTAAGGCGGAATTGATCCGTTATTTATCAGGTCCTGGAATGCCTGTTGGCTTGCAGGGAATTTGCCGAACTTCAGGAATCCTAACTCCTGGATCTGGGGTGAAACCAGGAACTGTAGGAACTGCTCTGCAATTTGGGGATGAGTTGAATACTGACTGACACCTAGGAAATCTGTTCCAGTTTCTGCATATCCACCAGGGAGAGGAGAGAGGGAGATGTCCTGAGCCACGGAGGAGTTGAGATATGAAAGTTGACTGGTAAAGAGGAACGCTCCTGCAGATTGTGGAACAAATTCTGGGAGATTATCGTAGCTTATCTGCAGCTGCGAAGGGGACGGTTCGTACTTAACTAGGTTGGCATAGGTCGCCAATGCCATAGCCCCAGCGGTGGAGTTGAAGGATGTGACAGGGAACTTCATTCCGTTTGGTATGAACCCCGTGAACATAATGTTGAAGCCAGGTACTCCTCCAGTGGTACTTCCTGATACGGAGCTGTCCCTGGCGTAATACCAGCCGTATACAGCAGGGAAGGCGTCTATTATCCCGTGTGATACGTGGTCGTCTATCAGAAACCCGTATTGAGTAACGTGATTGGAAGTCAGGAACTGATCAGCCATTATAACGTCAGTCCAGTTCTGCCATGTCAGCGGGTTGAACGAGACGTGGTATTGGCTCTGAAACTCTTGGGCTAAGGTTTGATTATAGAAAATGGAATTCCTAAAGGCCATAAGGTACACTGCTGTCTCGTAAACTACACCCACAGTTTCCTCCTTCCCAGTGCTCACGTTATAGATTACTCCTCCGAAGTCCTCTTGAGGTCCTATCAGCCCGGACAGGTTGAAGTCATTGAGAGGTAAAAGGTAAGGAGAAACCCTTTGGGCTGAAGTCGATGTGAAACCTATGATATCATACTGGGTGGAGTGGGCCTCAAGCGCTGTTAATTCCTTATTAATATATTCGCTAAATGGAAACTGAATCACTTGGACGTATACGTTTGGATGTTCCTCGTGAAATAACTGACCTGCATATTGAATAAATTGAGCAGATTGACCTGAGAAGGTGACAACGGTAATGGTTACATTCGACGTTGTGGGAGGAACCGTAGAGGTTGTAGTGTTTGTGGGACTTGTGACATTTGAGGGAGTGGAGGTGTGCGGACGCTGGTTTAGTTCAATGACAGTAACTGCAGCAATGATTATTACTACAACTACGACTACTCCTACTATCTTACCAGAAATGCCTTTCATGGGAGAAATAAATCATCCTGAGATTAAAAAGCTGGCAGTTTTCCTTAAAATTGATACCCAATAATTTAAAATTATATTGAAATCTACCAAGGATATGGAACCGTCATCGAGGAATTTCATGCTAAAATATGTTTGTATGTGTCAATCTTTCTATGGGATTTGTTGAGTACCCATAATTTAAACAAATTAGTAAAGTCTTATGTCCATTCAGGAAGCTACGAAACATTCGGGAAGCGAGGAAAAAGGTTAACTTACGAACTTAGATCACTTTTCACTGGTCAGCAATGTAAGGGTGACTACAACTATCAATATAATGTCTAATACAAATGTACCAAGAACAAAAGAGTTTATCGCTGGTAACGGCTTTCCCAGTATTGGTGCAGGGTATATCCTCGACTCAGTCAAAAGTAAGTAGTTGATCCAAGTTAAGATCAGGGTAGGGATATAAAGTAATCTAAGCCCTATTAACAAAATTGCACCTCCCACTAGAAATAGCACAGCATCTAAAATGAAAAAATAGCTCACAAGTGGTAGAAATTTAATGAGCGTTGTAGACAAGTAAAAGTGAATGATGGCCCATATCACCATTAGGGCTCCACCTAGGAACCTCAATGGCTTATGTATACTGGATACGTTGCTCATAAACAGAGTTTCACGAGATCTATAAATATACTTTTTCCCAAATGCTCTTTAATTCTAAGAGAGTATATTATTATTAATTTATTTTCATTAACATAAAAAATAACTGACAAAACTTAAAAATAGGAAAGGGACTAGGTGTTATCCCCACGTGTAGCCTCCAGAGGAACCAGAACTTCCGCTAGAGGAGGAACCAGATGAGCTCGAACTACTGGAACTGCTCGAGGTGTTTGATGTCCCGCTAGAGTAAGAACTCGTATGAGTATTCGTTGAGGTTGTAATTGAAGAGTGATGAGCGAGCGCCATTCCCATAAAAGTCCCTCCAATTATAAGTACAAGGACTGTTAGAGCCAAAACGCCTATCTTAATCCCAGAAAGCTTTACCACTTAATTTCACCATTAATGTAACTTATTTAGCGATATTTTATACTTTTACCCAAATCCACTTCACTGGAGAAGCCCTTTACTTAAGCTGGTACTATTGAATTTAGTTTTGGAATTGGATATGCTGGCTGTCTTTTTAAGTGATGTACGGGTGAGTTATCCTGTGGCCGTGGTAAGCAGTTTCAGTGAGACTATTAAGTATATATAACTCCGTACTGACATTTTTGTAAAATGCCGGATGTGGGTATATATCCCGAAAGGCTTGCATATGGACAGCCCAAGATGTGCGGGTTCCACTTAGACCACACCTCGTCTAGGTAGGTTAGGGTTACCGGTAATGGGGCGGAGGAGGGTGAAGGAAAACCCGCTTGACTCCCGTGAAGCCCAGGGGGTGAGGGTTGATATCAAGTATGAGATCCGATGAAACCGAAACCCCGCATTGTTGTCAATCTTAGATTCCATCTGACCTCCTCCTCATCCTAAAGGATGGATCCTGTCTTCTCCTTGTCGTTGTATCAATAATAATTGTACATCTTTCTTGGAATATCTCTAAAACTGGAAGGGTGAAGAACAATATCTGTATTAGTTTTCGTATTTTCATGAGAAAACTTATGGTGAATTTTTAAATTTGCTTCACTTAGTATAATATATGTTTTTGATAGAGTTCTTGGGGCTTAAGGGAGGGGTGGGAAGGTCTACCTTGTCTGCTCTTTTGGCACTTGGATTGGCTGAGAAGGGTATGAGGGTATCTCTAATAGATTTGGATCCATTGGGTTATAGTTCCCACCTTTTGGGAGTAAGGGAACCAAATCTGTCCCATAATTCTACGGAGGAAATACAGTTTCAAGGGGAAATAAACGTAGGGAGGGGTAGTGTGAATGTGTTGAAAATCTTCGGTCATGTGGGACTATGGAATTTGCTCAAGAGTCTTCCCAGAGAAGAAATTCAGCAAAGGCTCGAACATTATCTGAAGGTAACTAAGAACACAAAGTACGTAATAACCGATAAGTCACAATTTACTGGAAATACGAAAATAGTTCAGGATATTATAACTGAATCATTAAATCAATTTACAAAGAAGAGACTTTACATTACCGACTCCAACAGCATCAACTTGGAGTTAACAGCGAAATTAGTTAACGAGGACATCGACCCCTTTGGCGTTATTATTAACATGGTTCCTCCTTTTCCATCAGCGATGGAAAAAGCAAGGGAAGTCGCTTCTCTTTTTAAAGGATTAGTAGTAGTAAATCCCTTTATTGAATCCTTGTTTAATGTAGATTCCCTATCAACGGATCTTATCCCTGTTACTATTCGCAAATTGATTGGATTTTTAGATAGTCCCGCCCCTGATCTCCTAGTAATAATGCCCGATATGGAGTAGAGCCGTGATAAAATAACGGTAGACTTCGTGGGACGGAGAGGAGGTCAGAAAAATGGTCAAAGCTAACCATCTAGGGTTAAGAGTAGGGTCAACTTTAAGAAACGTATAAGTGGACCATTAGAACTATCCTTAATGACTAGAACATACTACAAATTCCTAGCAAGGCTAGACAACCGGAAAGAATACTTACCTCTCTTGGTAACATTAATATATGCAAATATGTGACAAGAAAGTTTCGAAGATAGGTTTCGGTACGTGGAAAATAGGTGGAGGTTACTGGAGTTCAGATTCAACTCGAGACCAATACTGGGTGGATCTTCTCAAATATGTCGTGGAAAAGGGTATAAACGCCTTTGATACAGCAGAGATGTATGGTGGAGGGCACACCGAAGAACTAGTGGGTAGAGCCTTGAAAGATTATGATCAGGAGGAAGTTTTTGTGATTACTAAGGTATGGAACAATCATCTCTCATACGACGATGTTCTCAAATCCGCAAAGGCAAGTTTAAGGAGGTTAGGGCTGAAGTACATAGACCTCTATCTCATTCACTGGCCTTCCCCCTCTGTACCGTTGAGGGAGACCATAAGGGCAATGGAAAAGCTTGTGGACGAAGGGGTTGTCAGATGTATAGGGGTAAGTAACTTTAACGTTACCTTGGTTCAAGAAGCCATGGAATCCACTTCTAAGTATCAAATTATGGCAGACGAAATAGAGTACAGCTACGTGAAGAGGGATCCGGAGGAGGAACTTTTGCCTTATCTTGAGAAGAACAATATTAACGCAATAGCCTATTCACCGTTGGGGCGAGGCGAGATAACTAAGGTAAAGCCTTTATTGGAGATCTCTAGCAAGTACAAAGTTTCCACAATCCAAGTGGGCCTTAACTACGTTTCGAGAAGGGCATTGCCAATACCTAAGGCCTCAACGAAATCTCACGTTGATGATATAGCAGGGGCTCTCAAGTGGGACCTTACGGATGAGGATTACAAGTTTTTAGTTAATTTGGAGATATAGAAAAAAAGTAATTGAATCAAATTCATTATATTGTCTGAATATTGTTCATTATATTGTTTGCATATTATCTACAAGTCGTCTCAGATAATCTTGTTTTAACTGTCAATCGACACGAATAAGCAGTTCTAGTTGACACTATACAGGTCAATCCCTGGGGAAACAACTAGAGTGGATCTACAGAGACGGAAAAACCTCTTAAAAACTTTCCACTTTATAAATCAAGCCTTTAGGGCCTGTTCGAGCTGTTTCAGGTTCTCTTTGTAAACCTCGTAGAAGTCCTTCATGGCAGCGTTCAAGTGCCATCTGTCCTTCTCATCAAGGAGGCTCTCAAGAGATGGACCTATGCTGGCCCCGACCACTGTGGGGGCACTCACGTGTATTATCTCTCCCTCATATTCCTTGGGAGTAGCTATGCTCATTACCCTGTTCTCCCCAAGAGAGACTGACTTAATGATGTCAGCAATTATAGTTCCGGGACCCCAGGTAGTCCCTCCAATTACCCTTATGATTTCACCTGGGATCTTCTTGACGTAGTCGCTTACCTCATCCTTATTCAGGTTGTATTTCTCCACAGGTTCTCGGTTCACCTTTACGGTGCTCCAAAGTACAACAGCGTCCTCTCCGTGCTCCCCGCCAACAAAACCATCCACCCGGGTAACAGGTACCTTCAATTTTTTAGCGATAAAGGATCTCATTCTCATGGTCTCCACTTGGTCGCCCGCACTTATGGTAAACTGTTTAGAGAACTTCATGAAGACTGAAGCCATCATGTCCACCGGGTTTGCCACCATTAGGTAGATTGCTCCAGGGTTCTTCTGTGGTAACTTCTGGGCTAGATCCATCATTATTTTGGCGTTGTCCACGAAGAGGTCTCTCCTACTCATCCCTGGCTTTCTAGGTTTTCCAGCCGATATCACTACCATATCCATTCCAGCTACGTCGTCAAGGGAGTTAGTTCCGAGCACCTCAATCTTAATCCCTTTGGTGGCGAAAGCGTGCCTAAGCTCATGTTCGTACTTCTCTGGAAGTTCTGGAATAATATCATAAATTATAGCTTCGTCCACAGCACCACTAACCATGGCAGAATAAGCGATTGTCTGTCCTATTTTTCCAGCTCCTATAAAACCTACCTTGCTCATTCTTTCACATGATTAATGTGATATTACTTTTATAAAAACTTACGGTCTTAAGTATATATGATAATAGTAAAGTCTAGAGT belongs to Metallosphaera tengchongensis and includes:
- a CDS encoding ABC transporter ATP-binding protein, with protein sequence MSVELRSVTKQYDKLKALDQINLKIEKGEFFVILGPSGSGKTTLLRAVAGLERVDSGNILLEGRDVTEVPPHKREVAMVFQNYALYPHKTVLENIVMPVENQLDKREILRRVEELSSRLKIDALLGRYPSELSGGQQQRAALARALIKRPRVFLMDEPLSNLDAIQRISARKLIREVQRENNVTTLYVTHDQIEAMALADRVAVMNNGKIIQVGTPEEVYSNAESEFVASFFGNPPTSIIDGKIVGLEGKIGVRPEDVEIGDGDLKGQITDVEFWGDRYLVYVYFADEEIRAFHHKRLKIGQEIRFKFKKISGPWNS
- a CDS encoding ABC transporter substrate-binding protein, which encodes MKGISGKIVGVVVVVVIIIAAVTVIELNQRPHTSTPSNVTSPTNTTTSTVPPTTSNVTITVVTFSGQSAQFIQYAGQLFHEEHPNVYVQVIQFPFSEYINKELTALEAHSTQYDIIGFTSTSAQRVSPYLLPLNDFNLSGLIGPQEDFGGVIYNVSTGKEETVGVVYETAVYLMAFRNSIFYNQTLAQEFQSQYHVSFNPLTWQNWTDVIMADQFLTSNHVTQYGFLIDDHVSHGIIDAFPAVYGWYYARDSSVSGSTTGGVPGFNIMFTGFIPNGMKFPVTSFNSTAGAMALATYANLVKYEPSPSQLQISYDNLPEFVPQSAGAFLFTSQLSYLNSSVAQDISLSPLPGGYAETGTDFLGVSQYSTHPQIAEQFLQFLVSPQIQELGFLKFGKFPASQQAFQDLINNGSIPPYQREWLNATYHAALNAWANPPNIPPTYISLISDFNSQVYNYLTGQNTNATQVLQTAAEQWMTSVESYYGA
- a CDS encoding AAA family ATPase, whose translation is MFLIEFLGLKGGVGRSTLSALLALGLAEKGMRVSLIDLDPLGYSSHLLGVREPNLSHNSTEEIQFQGEINVGRGSVNVLKIFGHVGLWNLLKSLPREEIQQRLEHYLKVTKNTKYVITDKSQFTGNTKIVQDIITESLNQFTKKRLYITDSNSINLELTAKLVNEDIDPFGVIINMVPPFPSAMEKAREVASLFKGLVVVNPFIESLFNVDSLSTDLIPVTIRKLIGFLDSPAPDLLVIMPDME
- a CDS encoding aldo/keto reductase, producing MQICDKKVSKIGFGTWKIGGGYWSSDSTRDQYWVDLLKYVVEKGINAFDTAEMYGGGHTEELVGRALKDYDQEEVFVITKVWNNHLSYDDVLKSAKASLRRLGLKYIDLYLIHWPSPSVPLRETIRAMEKLVDEGVVRCIGVSNFNVTLVQEAMESTSKYQIMADEIEYSYVKRDPEEELLPYLEKNNINAIAYSPLGRGEITKVKPLLEISSKYKVSTIQVGLNYVSRRALPIPKASTKSHVDDIAGALKWDLTDEDYKFLVNLEI
- a CDS encoding lactate/malate dehydrogenase family protein, which encodes MSKVGFIGAGKIGQTIAYSAMVSGAVDEAIIYDIIPELPEKYEHELRHAFATKGIKIEVLGTNSLDDVAGMDMVVISAGKPRKPGMSRRDLFVDNAKIMMDLAQKLPQKNPGAIYLMVANPVDMMASVFMKFSKQFTISAGDQVETMRMRSFIAKKLKVPVTRVDGFVGGEHGEDAVVLWSTVKVNREPVEKYNLNKDEVSDYVKKIPGEIIRVIGGTTWGPGTIIADIIKSVSLGENRVMSIATPKEYEGEIIHVSAPTVVGASIGPSLESLLDEKDRWHLNAAMKDFYEVYKENLKQLEQALKA